From a single Chitinophaga sp. Cy-1792 genomic region:
- the sprA gene encoding cell surface protein SprA gives MANKKYFGVFAVIGIVSFIIVDTAARDRSGRMYLSADVNEHQVPAADSSPAQAAPDTTNKKDTLKYPLQDRRGPSMTDPSSRNAMDLKDPANINKSVDYDPVTKQYTVTEKIGNQYYRNPTYMSFDEFWKMQSAQSEQDYWQKRASTLGNLNQKGNGPKMIQGNNLFDRIFGGSQVDIKPQGSLDLTFGYQGQNIKNPVLVEQARKNGGFNFDMGINMNVTGKIGDKLKIITNYNTQSAFDYENQIKLEYTGYADEIIKKIEAGNVSFPLRSSLISGVQSLFGVKTQLQFGRLTVTSVLSNQKSQKQNLQLKGGTMVQDYNIRADEYEDNRHFLLSQFFKDTFNYAMQKLPIIQSLVNISRLEVWVTNKTGATTQTRDIVGLMDLGEYKPYNNTISVLTSSHLPDNGVNDLYPRLISNSANRATGTVVSQLLSLGIQPVSEYEKTFARKLDSTEYTYNKQLGFISLNQQLQPDEVLAVAFQYTYNGKTYKVGEFSQDVPPDQNNSANQPVLFLKLLKATSARPVLPIWKLMMKNIYNTGGYALNKEDFKMDVYYKDPGAEGRPPSDKRYIPDAKGSYAGAPIISILNLDRLNNQLDPQPDGVFDYVEGYTINSMNGRIMFPMLEPFNGGLKPAFGGDVTLEKQYLFGILYDSIKVVAQQFPQLNRYVIRGSYKSASTSEISLAPNIPPGSVTVTAGGQMLRENVDYIIDYNLGRLKIINSGVLSSGVPINVQYENNSLFGQQVRNYFGTRLDYLVNDKLSFGSTLVRMSERPYYQKVNYGDDPIKNTMVGFDVNYNSEWKGLTKFLNKLPNFHSTAPSNILFTGEVARLFPGHNKLINAAGSKQGTAYIDDFEGVKSDYDLKFPATNWALASTPKGATNAGGQVLFPEAELNNVLDYGKNRSKLAWYIIEPTLQIPNSPNLPAGIDKDAQSDPRVRLVYQSEVFANKSTDFGQAQLSTLDLAYYPKDRGPYNFTSSPLSIDRTGKLNNPQSRWGGIMRAIDNSDFETSNIEYIEFWIQDPFGASTNPAGGQLYFNLGNVSEDILKDGKKFFENGLPNPSETAKLDSSNWGRIPKFQQQITQAFDNDPAIRAFQDVGYDGLQSADEQLFFKKYLDTIDMNFGASSPLGAAAHADPSNDNYKHYRDYSNTSILGRYKNYSNPEGNSPASSGNSTYSSAATNIPESEDLNHDNTLNETEEYFQYRIDLKPSSMVIGQNFLVDKIPAKVKLQNGKDTVENWYQFKVPINQFDSKVGSIPDFKSIRFMRMFLTGWSDSVVLRFGKLALVRSQWRKYDYELKAGDPVPLDNSTTFNQSAVNIEENSSRLPINYVLPEGVVRQNTISTNNTTLQLNEQSLSLQVCNLKDGDTRAVYKTLNMDLRQYKRLQMYIHAEAAGNSQLKTGDIQAVIRVGSDFVSNYYEYRIPLTVTDPNVTGGRTDPKLIWPEANNLDLLMSEWTKLKQQRNMCDSCSPLLPFPLNPVPDAAGNYLTVVGNPSLGDARTMMIGIVNPKNDGMTKCAEVWLDELRLADFDEKGGYAALGRMDIQLADLGTISVSGNMHTAGFGNIDQRVNERFRDNFLQYDAAANLDLGKLLPKRAAMSIPVYAGYSQSASNPEYDPYDLDIKLKDKLDLARNKRERDSIRKNAQDFTSITSLNFTNVRKLNTRKGKHHLWDVENFDVSYSFSQINNHNPLIQSNVLTKHRGGLGYNFTGEAHYIEPFKRMIRSKSHWFDLIKDFNFNYMPSILSFRADISRQFGATRVRNVGGDVKYQLPETYNKYFTFDRYYTLKWDLSRSINVEFNAVNRARIDEPDGRINTAEKKDTMWNNFWKGGRTTTYMHNANITYTLPTSKFPALSWTKVALNYGTEYHWNGASMLALYLGNAIENTYNKTINAELNFTELYNKSKFLRAINSRPRNNNSNNNQKPGTKDPKGAPTINQSNSADEISPFVKGAFKVLTMMKRVNFSYNENAGTMLPGYLDSTKVLGMNWASMAPGLGFVFGKQPDRAWMDNFAKKGLITPDQQMNIQFQQQYTQRWQLQAQLEPFSDLRIDLNMTKSFTKNHTELFKVVDDTSGFQHLSPYDAGGFEITYIAVKTMFGHINTADGISETFRNFEAYRNIISNRLGAANPYNDQSGIPYYDPKDPTYRYGYTRYAQDVLIPAFMAAYTGKSPETIGLLKQGNDNVKSNPFSNYIPKPNWALTYTGLSRLEPFKNFLTNFTLTHKYTGTLSMSSFNTSMYYEDPRLAGYPAFRDTISGNYYPYFLVPNLTMTEAFVPLIGIDMTFKSTLNARFEFRKSRSLSLSLIDYQLTELRSTEIVIGGGYRIRGVTLPFAVNKNGNKKLQNDLNLRLDLSFRDDKTVNNRLDADLVIPTSGQKVIGIAPSIDYVVNNRLNLRFFYDRRQTIPAISSAYPITNTRGGITFRFVLSQ, from the coding sequence TTGGCAAATAAGAAGTACTTTGGTGTATTTGCAGTAATAGGAATTGTATCTTTTATCATTGTTGACACTGCCGCCAGGGACCGTTCAGGGAGAATGTATTTGTCCGCAGATGTAAACGAACACCAGGTGCCGGCAGCGGATTCCTCTCCTGCCCAAGCAGCCCCGGATACAACCAATAAGAAAGATACCTTGAAATATCCCTTGCAGGACAGACGTGGGCCCAGTATGACTGATCCATCGTCCCGTAATGCTATGGACCTTAAAGATCCTGCGAATATCAACAAATCAGTTGACTATGACCCTGTTACGAAACAGTATACTGTTACCGAAAAAATTGGTAACCAATACTATCGTAACCCTACCTATATGAGTTTCGATGAATTCTGGAAGATGCAATCGGCTCAAAGTGAACAGGATTACTGGCAAAAACGCGCCAGTACCCTGGGTAACCTCAATCAGAAAGGCAATGGCCCTAAAATGATTCAGGGAAATAACCTCTTCGACAGAATTTTCGGTGGCAGCCAGGTGGATATCAAACCACAGGGAAGCCTCGACCTGACTTTCGGCTACCAGGGCCAGAATATCAAAAACCCGGTACTCGTTGAACAAGCCCGCAAAAACGGAGGATTTAACTTCGATATGGGCATCAACATGAACGTTACCGGTAAAATCGGAGATAAACTCAAAATCATCACCAACTATAATACCCAGTCTGCATTTGATTATGAAAATCAGATCAAACTGGAATATACCGGGTATGCTGATGAAATTATCAAGAAAATAGAAGCAGGTAACGTAAGCTTCCCCCTCCGCAGCTCACTCATCTCAGGGGTGCAGTCGCTTTTCGGGGTGAAAACACAACTGCAATTCGGACGTCTGACAGTAACCAGCGTTTTATCTAACCAGAAATCTCAAAAACAAAACCTCCAGCTGAAAGGAGGTACCATGGTCCAGGATTATAATATCCGGGCAGACGAATATGAAGACAACAGGCACTTCCTGTTGTCGCAGTTTTTTAAGGATACCTTCAACTATGCCATGCAAAAACTGCCCATTATTCAGTCGCTCGTGAATATTTCCAGACTGGAGGTATGGGTCACCAATAAAACCGGTGCCACCACCCAGACACGCGACATCGTCGGGCTGATGGACCTTGGTGAGTACAAACCGTACAACAATACCATTTCTGTACTGACATCGTCGCACCTCCCGGATAACGGGGTCAATGACCTCTACCCGCGGTTGATAAGCAACTCCGCCAACAGGGCCACGGGAACGGTCGTCAGCCAGTTACTATCGCTAGGCATACAGCCCGTCTCGGAATACGAAAAAACATTTGCACGAAAACTCGACTCAACCGAATATACTTACAATAAGCAATTAGGCTTTATATCCCTTAACCAGCAATTACAACCAGACGAAGTCCTTGCAGTAGCATTCCAATATACATACAACGGTAAAACGTATAAAGTAGGGGAATTTTCCCAGGATGTTCCACCGGATCAGAATAACAGCGCCAATCAGCCTGTACTCTTCCTGAAACTCCTGAAAGCTACTTCCGCCCGCCCGGTGCTCCCTATCTGGAAACTGATGATGAAAAACATCTACAATACCGGAGGATATGCACTGAATAAGGAAGACTTCAAAATGGATGTTTATTATAAAGATCCTGGTGCCGAAGGACGACCGCCAAGTGATAAAAGATATATTCCAGATGCCAAAGGCTCCTATGCAGGCGCTCCTATCATCTCTATTCTCAACCTCGACCGACTCAATAACCAGCTGGATCCCCAGCCGGATGGTGTGTTCGACTACGTAGAAGGCTATACGATCAATTCTATGAATGGCCGTATCATGTTCCCTATGCTGGAACCCTTCAATGGTGGCCTGAAACCTGCCTTCGGTGGTGATGTAACATTGGAAAAACAATACCTCTTCGGGATACTTTACGACTCCATTAAAGTGGTGGCACAACAGTTCCCGCAACTCAACAGGTATGTGATCAGAGGTTCCTATAAATCAGCAAGTACATCAGAAATCAGCCTGGCACCCAACATCCCGCCAGGATCTGTAACAGTTACGGCTGGTGGACAAATGCTCCGCGAAAACGTTGACTACATCATTGATTATAACCTGGGCCGACTGAAAATCATCAACAGTGGCGTGCTCAGCTCCGGTGTTCCGATCAACGTACAATATGAAAATAACTCGTTATTCGGGCAGCAGGTACGTAACTATTTCGGTACACGACTCGATTACCTGGTGAATGATAAACTTAGCTTCGGTAGTACCCTCGTGCGTATGAGCGAAAGACCTTACTACCAGAAAGTCAATTATGGCGATGATCCTATCAAAAATACCATGGTGGGCTTCGACGTAAACTATAACTCAGAGTGGAAAGGACTGACGAAGTTCCTGAATAAACTCCCGAACTTCCATAGTACCGCTCCTTCCAATATCCTATTCACCGGTGAGGTAGCCCGCCTGTTCCCTGGTCATAATAAACTGATCAACGCTGCCGGCAGTAAACAAGGTACGGCCTACATCGACGACTTCGAAGGTGTGAAAAGCGACTACGATCTGAAATTCCCTGCTACCAACTGGGCACTGGCATCTACGCCTAAAGGCGCTACCAATGCAGGTGGACAGGTACTGTTCCCGGAAGCGGAATTGAATAACGTGCTCGACTATGGTAAAAACAGGTCTAAACTGGCCTGGTATATCATCGAACCAACATTACAAATACCAAATTCTCCTAACCTGCCTGCCGGTATTGATAAAGATGCCCAGTCAGATCCACGTGTGCGCCTGGTATATCAAAGCGAAGTATTTGCGAATAAGTCTACCGACTTTGGTCAGGCACAGCTGAGTACCCTCGATCTTGCCTATTATCCGAAAGACCGCGGTCCGTACAACTTTACCAGCAGCCCGCTTTCTATAGACAGAACCGGAAAACTGAATAATCCGCAGTCAAGATGGGGTGGTATCATGCGTGCGATTGATAACAGTGACTTCGAGACATCCAATATTGAGTATATCGAGTTCTGGATACAGGATCCATTTGGTGCATCTACCAACCCTGCTGGTGGTCAGCTGTATTTCAACCTGGGTAACGTTTCTGAGGATATCCTGAAAGATGGTAAGAAGTTCTTCGAAAACGGGTTACCTAATCCTTCAGAAACCGCGAAGCTCGACTCGTCTAACTGGGGCCGTATTCCTAAGTTCCAGCAACAGATAACACAGGCCTTCGATAACGACCCTGCTATCCGCGCCTTCCAGGACGTTGGTTATGATGGTCTGCAATCTGCAGATGAACAGCTGTTCTTCAAAAAATACCTGGATACCATCGATATGAACTTCGGCGCCAGCTCTCCGCTGGGGGCTGCAGCACATGCCGATCCATCTAACGATAACTATAAACACTACCGCGATTATAGCAATACGAGTATTCTTGGACGTTATAAAAACTATAGCAACCCTGAAGGTAACTCACCTGCTTCTTCCGGAAATTCTACCTATTCATCTGCTGCTACCAATATCCCTGAGTCAGAAGATCTGAACCATGATAATACGCTGAACGAAACGGAAGAATACTTCCAGTACCGTATCGATCTGAAACCGAGCAGCATGGTGATTGGCCAGAACTTCCTGGTAGATAAGATCCCGGCAAAAGTGAAACTGCAGAACGGTAAAGACACGGTGGAAAACTGGTACCAGTTTAAGGTGCCTATTAACCAGTTCGACAGCAAAGTGGGTTCTATCCCTGACTTTAAGTCCATCCGCTTTATGCGTATGTTCCTGACCGGATGGTCTGATTCTGTGGTGCTGCGTTTCGGTAAACTGGCGCTGGTACGTAGCCAGTGGCGTAAATATGATTATGAACTGAAAGCCGGTGATCCTGTTCCTTTGGATAACAGCACCACTTTCAATCAGTCTGCCGTAAATATTGAAGAAAACTCCAGCCGCTTACCAATTAACTATGTGTTGCCGGAAGGAGTGGTTCGTCAGAATACTATATCTACCAATAATACTACCCTGCAACTGAATGAGCAGTCGTTATCGTTACAGGTATGTAACCTGAAGGATGGCGATACGAGGGCGGTGTATAAGACGCTGAATATGGACCTGCGCCAGTATAAGCGTTTGCAGATGTATATACACGCAGAGGCTGCAGGCAACTCTCAGTTGAAAACCGGGGATATCCAGGCCGTTATCCGTGTAGGTAGCGACTTTGTAAGTAACTATTACGAATATCGTATACCGTTGACCGTTACAGATCCGAATGTTACCGGTGGTCGTACAGATCCTAAACTCATCTGGCCGGAAGCCAATAACCTGGATCTCCTGATGAGTGAATGGACCAAGCTGAAACAGCAACGTAACATGTGTGACTCCTGTAGTCCGCTGTTGCCGTTCCCGCTGAACCCGGTACCGGATGCTGCAGGTAACTACCTGACAGTAGTTGGTAACCCTAGTTTGGGCGATGCACGTACCATGATGATTGGTATCGTCAATCCAAAGAATGATGGTATGACGAAGTGTGCGGAAGTATGGCTGGATGAATTGCGCCTGGCCGACTTCGATGAGAAAGGTGGTTATGCTGCATTAGGCCGTATGGACATACAATTGGCGGATCTGGGTACGATATCTGTCTCGGGAAATATGCACACGGCAGGGTTCGGAAATATTGACCAGCGAGTCAATGAGCGTTTCAGGGATAACTTCCTGCAGTATGATGCTGCTGCCAATCTTGATCTGGGTAAGTTGTTGCCTAAACGGGCGGCTATGTCTATACCGGTATATGCGGGTTATTCACAGTCGGCAAGTAATCCGGAATATGATCCTTATGATCTTGATATCAAGCTGAAAGACAAGCTCGACCTTGCCCGTAATAAACGGGAGCGGGATTCCATACGTAAGAATGCACAGGACTTCACGTCCATCACGAGTCTGAACTTTACCAACGTCCGTAAGTTGAACACCAGGAAAGGGAAGCACCATTTATGGGATGTGGAAAACTTTGACGTGAGCTATTCTTTCTCACAGATAAACAATCATAACCCGCTGATTCAGAGTAATGTGCTCACCAAACATCGTGGGGGACTAGGTTATAACTTTACCGGAGAAGCACATTATATAGAACCGTTTAAGCGGATGATCCGGTCTAAGTCGCACTGGTTCGACCTGATAAAGGATTTCAACTTCAACTATATGCCGAGCATCCTGAGTTTCCGTGCGGATATCTCCAGGCAGTTTGGAGCTACGCGTGTGCGTAACGTAGGAGGTGATGTGAAATACCAGTTGCCGGAAACGTATAACAAGTACTTTACTTTCGATCGTTACTATACCCTTAAATGGGACCTGAGCAGAAGTATCAATGTGGAATTCAATGCGGTAAACCGTGCCCGTATCGATGAACCGGATGGCCGTATCAATACCGCCGAGAAAAAGGATACCATGTGGAATAACTTCTGGAAAGGTGGCCGTACCACAACGTATATGCATAATGCCAACATTACATATACCTTGCCTACATCTAAGTTCCCGGCACTCAGCTGGACGAAGGTGGCCCTCAACTACGGTACGGAATACCACTGGAACGGTGCTTCCATGCTGGCGTTGTACCTGGGTAATGCTATCGAGAATACCTATAATAAAACCATCAACGCAGAGCTGAACTTTACGGAACTGTACAATAAGTCGAAGTTCCTGCGGGCAATCAATAGCAGACCAAGAAATAATAACAGTAATAATAACCAGAAGCCAGGTACTAAGGATCCGAAAGGAGCACCAACTATTAACCAGAGCAATAGTGCAGATGAGATTTCACCATTTGTAAAAGGTGCGTTCAAAGTGCTGACGATGATGAAACGTGTCAACTTCAGCTACAATGAAAACGCGGGTACTATGTTACCAGGTTACCTGGACAGTACGAAGGTATTGGGTATGAACTGGGCTTCTATGGCGCCAGGGCTGGGCTTCGTATTTGGTAAGCAGCCAGACAGGGCCTGGATGGACAATTTTGCGAAGAAAGGGCTTATCACTCCGGACCAGCAGATGAATATCCAGTTCCAGCAGCAATATACCCAGCGTTGGCAATTGCAGGCGCAACTGGAACCATTCTCAGACCTGCGTATCGATCTGAATATGACGAAGTCATTTACCAAAAACCATACAGAACTGTTTAAAGTGGTAGATGATACTTCCGGATTCCAGCACCTGAGTCCTTATGATGCCGGTGGTTTTGAGATTACCTACATCGCGGTGAAAACGATGTTCGGCCATATCAATACAGCCGATGGTATTTCTGAGACCTTCCGCAATTTCGAGGCTTACCGTAATATTATCTCCAATAGATTAGGTGCGGCGAACCCTTATAACGACCAATCGGGTATTCCATATTATGATCCTAAAGATCCGACCTACCGTTATGGTTATACGAGGTATGCACAGGATGTGCTTATTCCGGCGTTTATGGCTGCCTATACGGGTAAGAGTCCGGAAACGATCGGACTGCTGAAACAGGGTAATGATAATGTGAAGAGCAATCCTTTCAGCAACTACATTCCAAAACCAAACTGGGCATTGACCTATACTGGTTTGAGCAGGTTGGAGCCGTTCAAGAACTTCCTGACCAACTTCACGCTGACGCATAAGTATACCGGAACGCTGAGTATGAGTTCCTTCAATACATCGATGTATTACGAAGATCCGCGTCTGGCAGGTTATCCAGCCTTCCGCGATACTATCTCCGGTAACTATTATCCGTACTTCCTGGTGCCAAACCTGACCATGACGGAAGCCTTTGTGCCGCTGATAGGTATAGATATGACCTTCAAAAGCACGCTGAATGCCCGTTTCGAGTTCAGGAAATCGCGTAGTCTGAGTCTTAGTCTGATCGATTACCAGCTCACAGAGCTTCGGTCTACAGAGATCGTCATTGGTGGTGGCTACCGTATCAGGGGGGTAACCTTACCGTTTGCTGTCAATAAAAATGGTAACAAGAAGTTGCAGAATGACCTTAACCTTCGACTGGACCTCAGTTTCAGGGATGATAAAACCGTGAATAACCGTTTGGACGCAGACCTTGTGATTCCGACCAGTGGCCAGAAGGTAATTGGTATCGCACCATCTATCGACTATGTGGTCAACAACCGTCTGAACCTGCGTTTCTTCTATGATCGCAGACAAACGATACCGGCTATATCATCTGCCTACCCGATCACAAATACCAGGGGAGGTATTACCTTCCGGTTTGTGTTGAGCCAGTAG
- a CDS encoding sialate O-acetylesterase, which yields MKKMLATFALLFILGKAFSDVRLPALLASDMVLQQKSAVSLWGWASPGETVYITTSWDNHTDSVMATSEAMWKLKVNTPAAGGPYTITFRGANTIKLENILIGEVWVCSGQSNMEWSSNQNLPQMMEELPKSANSNIRLFRVDRITSATPQDDVPATWKVCGPESLKGFSAVGYFFAKKLQQQLNIPVGIISAAWGGTPAEVWTPAPLVTSNPELKAAAEKIEHSMWWTVTPGAAYNAMIYPLTNYNIAGAIWYQGESNTKTAATYAQLLDTMVTSWRSKWNNDFPFYLVQIAPYHYDKQNIGALLREQQTNALQIKNTGMVVITDLVDNVKDIHPKNKIDVAARLANMALSETYHQSVGEVWSPMFKNMEISKDKAVLYFDNAKNGFVIHNGTKASDFMIAGEDKNFYPADVKLEKDKIIVSSKQVKVPVAVRFGFSNMATPNVFSKDGLPVAPFRTDNWPVPTPAETE from the coding sequence ATGAAGAAAATGCTCGCGACCTTTGCCCTCCTGTTTATTTTAGGGAAAGCCTTTAGTGATGTCCGTTTACCCGCGTTGCTGGCCAGTGATATGGTGCTGCAGCAAAAATCAGCCGTCTCTCTCTGGGGCTGGGCTTCTCCAGGCGAAACAGTGTATATAACCACCTCCTGGGATAATCATACCGATTCCGTCATGGCTACCAGCGAGGCCATGTGGAAGCTAAAGGTGAATACACCTGCTGCCGGCGGCCCTTATACAATTACGTTTCGTGGCGCCAATACCATCAAACTGGAAAATATCCTGATCGGTGAAGTATGGGTATGTAGCGGCCAGTCGAATATGGAATGGAGCAGCAATCAGAACCTGCCGCAGATGATGGAAGAACTTCCGAAGAGCGCTAACAGCAATATCCGTTTATTCAGGGTAGACAGAATAACTTCTGCCACCCCGCAGGACGATGTGCCTGCCACCTGGAAGGTATGCGGTCCTGAGTCGCTGAAAGGTTTCAGTGCAGTTGGTTATTTCTTTGCGAAAAAATTACAGCAGCAGCTGAATATCCCCGTAGGTATTATCAGCGCTGCATGGGGCGGTACACCGGCAGAAGTATGGACGCCGGCTCCACTGGTAACTTCAAATCCTGAACTGAAAGCCGCTGCTGAAAAAATAGAGCACAGCATGTGGTGGACCGTTACGCCGGGAGCGGCCTATAACGCTATGATATATCCACTGACCAATTACAATATCGCCGGTGCTATCTGGTACCAGGGAGAAAGCAATACCAAAACAGCTGCCACCTATGCACAGTTGCTCGATACCATGGTGACCTCCTGGAGAAGTAAGTGGAACAATGATTTTCCGTTCTATCTGGTGCAGATTGCGCCTTATCATTACGATAAGCAAAATATAGGTGCACTGTTGCGTGAACAACAAACAAATGCCCTGCAAATTAAAAATACGGGCATGGTCGTAATTACTGACCTGGTCGATAATGTAAAGGATATTCATCCAAAGAATAAAATAGACGTAGCGGCCAGATTAGCTAACATGGCGCTTTCAGAAACATATCACCAAAGTGTGGGCGAAGTATGGAGCCCGATGTTTAAGAACATGGAGATCAGCAAAGATAAAGCAGTGCTGTATTTTGATAATGCGAAGAATGGTTTTGTTATTCATAATGGTACCAAAGCCAGTGATTTTATGATTGCGGGAGAGGATAAGAATTTTTATCCTGCAGATGTTAAACTGGAGAAAGATAAAATCATCGTAAGCAGTAAGCAGGTGAAAGTACCTGTTGCAGTAAGGTTTGGTTTTAGTAATATGGCAACGCCGAATGTGTTTAGTAAGGATGGCTTACCGGTGGCGCCGTTCAGGACAGACAACTGGCCGGTGCCGACTCCTGCGGAGACAGAATAG
- a CDS encoding TonB-dependent receptor: MRQCLLIIACMAALTCHAQQWHGRIADKQTHEALPGAVVSILHNNKGCTANAQGHFELNIAATDSVLISCMGYVTRQLPATTVQNASIIYLEPRAANLNEVIVSGSRDKQLRTDAPIAISTITPQELKEAKATTLDKVLNKVSGVYMVDLGNEQHTMAIRQPIGYKSLFLYLEDGIPIRTVGDFNHNALIEINMAALRNIEVIRGPASSLYGSEAVGGAVNFITMSPTLAPTVKVQAEMSNWGYKRTDFSASGTSGKWGAAVSGYYANQSNGYMDHSDFHKLGLSFKTVYQPNTTTRWTNAATIINYNTDQVGGLDSAHFYSKDYSNFQTFTYRDVQALRIRSTLDKDWNATNSTSFTAFYRHSTIGQNPFYAIKSTSNPLKANGQINSDAFHSYGVIVQHKKKFDWKNAALIGGLSADFSPATYHAGYITIDKNAAGYYTNYQNTDSVLTDYKVGLLNTAAYAQFEMSPIENMRLVAAVRYDRMDYDFVNHLTPSAYTGAPSEKNNFNALTPKVGLTYNLGHNRGLYANYSRGFAPPNISDLYQGVKVPVLQQATYNNYELGGWFGFDHDKGYIDLSVYEMKGTNEIVSVQQPDGSYENRNTGATTHRGIEWNVKYTPLKSIYIRTSGTFALHTFDAYTENGKTYDNNRMNGAPKWITNSEITWKPAVLRGFRLGGEWQHIGSYFMNAANTASYGGYDLFNIRAGYGYKSFECWINCMNVGDRLYATTAEKSAYGVTYRVGPRQTFNFGIAYTFTGKK, translated from the coding sequence ATGAGACAATGTTTACTCATCATTGCCTGCATGGCTGCACTGACGTGCCATGCACAGCAGTGGCATGGGCGTATTGCTGATAAGCAGACGCACGAGGCACTTCCGGGTGCTGTTGTTAGTATCCTCCATAATAATAAAGGCTGTACTGCCAACGCGCAGGGCCATTTTGAACTGAATATCGCTGCAACTGATTCTGTACTGATTTCCTGTATGGGATATGTTACCAGGCAATTACCTGCAACCACTGTACAAAATGCCTCAATTATATACCTGGAGCCGCGTGCGGCCAATCTGAATGAAGTCATCGTATCGGGGTCCAGAGATAAACAATTGCGTACGGATGCACCCATCGCGATCAGTACAATTACCCCCCAGGAATTGAAAGAAGCCAAAGCTACCACACTGGACAAAGTGCTTAATAAAGTAAGCGGTGTATATATGGTAGACCTGGGCAATGAACAGCATACCATGGCAATCCGCCAGCCTATTGGTTATAAGAGCTTGTTCCTCTATCTGGAAGATGGTATTCCCATCAGAACAGTGGGCGATTTTAACCACAATGCACTGATAGAAATCAATATGGCAGCGCTGAGAAATATTGAAGTGATCCGCGGACCAGCATCTTCTTTATATGGTAGCGAAGCAGTTGGTGGTGCGGTTAATTTTATTACGATGTCGCCAACACTGGCGCCTACCGTGAAAGTGCAGGCAGAGATGAGCAACTGGGGCTATAAACGCACCGACTTCAGCGCTAGCGGTACCAGTGGTAAATGGGGGGCAGCAGTATCAGGTTATTATGCAAATCAGTCCAACGGATATATGGACCATAGCGATTTTCATAAGCTGGGATTGAGTTTTAAAACGGTTTACCAGCCGAATACAACCACCCGATGGACCAATGCTGCCACCATCATTAATTATAATACCGACCAGGTGGGCGGCCTTGACAGTGCACATTTCTACAGTAAAGATTACAGTAACTTCCAGACATTCACCTATCGTGATGTGCAGGCATTACGCATCAGAAGTACGTTGGATAAAGACTGGAACGCTACCAACAGTACCTCTTTTACCGCGTTTTATAGGCATAGTACCATCGGACAGAATCCATTCTATGCCATTAAGTCTACCTCTAATCCACTGAAGGCCAATGGCCAGATTAATAGCGACGCCTTTCATAGTTATGGGGTTATTGTACAGCATAAAAAGAAATTCGACTGGAAAAACGCCGCGCTGATAGGCGGTCTGAGCGCAGATTTCAGCCCGGCAACCTATCATGCCGGATATATTACTATCGATAAAAATGCAGCAGGATATTATACTAATTATCAGAATACCGATTCCGTGCTGACAGATTATAAGGTAGGACTCCTGAATACTGCTGCCTATGCACAGTTTGAAATGTCGCCGATAGAAAATATGCGACTGGTAGCCGCTGTAAGGTATGACCGTATGGATTATGATTTTGTCAATCATCTTACCCCATCTGCCTATACCGGAGCACCCAGCGAGAAAAATAATTTCAATGCCCTGACGCCAAAAGTAGGCCTTACCTATAATCTTGGCCATAATCGCGGATTGTATGCCAACTATAGCAGGGGATTTGCACCACCGAATATTTCTGATCTGTACCAGGGAGTGAAAGTGCCGGTGCTGCAACAGGCAACGTATAATAACTATGAATTAGGCGGCTGGTTTGGGTTTGATCACGATAAAGGTTATATAGACCTTAGCGTATATGAGATGAAAGGTACCAACGAAATTGTGAGTGTGCAGCAGCCGGATGGTAGTTATGAAAACAGGAATACAGGCGCTACGACGCATCGTGGTATCGAGTGGAACGTAAAGTATACACCGCTGAAAAGCATCTATATCAGGACCAGCGGCACCTTTGCACTTCATACCTTCGACGCATATACGGAGAACGGGAAAACGTACGATAATAACCGTATGAATGGTGCACCGAAGTGGATCACCAATAGTGAAATTACCTGGAAACCTGCTGTGCTGCGTGGTTTCAGACTTGGCGGTGAATGGCAGCATATCGGCAGTTATTTCATGAATGCGGCAAATACTGCCAGCTATGGAGGTTATGATTTGTTTAATATCCGCGCAGGTTACGGTTATAAATCCTTTGAATGCTGGATCAACTGCATGAATGTGGGCGACAGATTATACGCTACCACCGCAGAGAAATCGGCATATGGCGTTACTTACAGAGTAGGACCTCGTCAGACATTTAATTTTGGCATTGCTTATACATTTACCGGTAAAAAATAG